Proteins encoded together in one Impatiens glandulifera chromosome 1, dImpGla2.1, whole genome shotgun sequence window:
- the LOC124933642 gene encoding uncharacterized protein LOC124933642 — protein sequence MLVIDFVHTSGIPHTSSLSLQSSAPTNLFRFKPICKSSSTSIHYSRRPFHFPSRLTPRDTSLHPIKISAMAGVPSASMKLLFVEMGVGYDQHGQDINSAAMRACRDAISSNSIPAFRKGAIPGVSFEQMKLQIKLGVPRSLQEFLDIDKVKSVFPYGKIENIEVVDGGLICSSGVQVEEMGDKNEDCYIVNASVYVGY from the exons ATGTTGGTCATTGACTTCGTTCACACTTCGGGGATTCCCCACACTTCGTCTTTGTCACTCCAATCTTCCGCTCCTACAAATCTATTTCGATTCAAACCCATCTGCAAATCGAGCTCCACGAGCATCCATTATTCACGTCGGCCCTTCCATTTTCCATCTCGCCTAACTCCTCGGGATACCAGTCTGCATCCGATCAAGATTTCAGCAATGGCCGGCGTTCCTTCTGCTTCCATGAAACTCCTATTTGTTGAGATGGGTGTTGGATACGATCAACACGG GCAGGATATCAACTCTGCGGCAATGCGAGCCTGCAGGGACGCTATTTCTTCTAATTCTATTCCTGCCTTCAGAAAAG GCGCCATTCCAGGCGTTTCATTTGAACAGATGAAGCTACAGATAAAATTAGGAGTTCCTCGGTCTCTCCAAGAATTTCTAGATATTGACAAGGTCAAGTCTGTATTCCCATA TGGGAAGATAGAGAACATTGAAGTTGTAGATGGTGGATTGATTTGTTCAAGCGGAGTACAAGTTGAAGAAATGGGTGACAAAAATGAGGATTGTTACATTGTCAACGCATCTGTTTATGTTGGTTACTAG
- the LOC124933631 gene encoding protein trichome birefringence-like 38 — MGRELLEKMGLGHRALLLVFLLLCFIVENGIIRFTKGELLKNTVLPFNNITVGSANTNININNNNTVSRRRREIKQLITSAGAGVGEAGGECNLFEGKWVVDDSYPLYESSKCPFIDAEFDCQKFGRPDRHYLKYSWRPDSCNHLPRFDGVEFLRRMRGKKIMFVGDSLSLNQWESLSCMIHASLPKPNFSFAKTQLISHVTFLDFGVTLYLYHTTYLVDIVKEKIGRVLKLNSIQGGNVWKGMDMLIFNTWHWWTHLGISQPWDYIQDGPTITKDMDRLVAFYKGLTTWGRWVDLNVNTTKTKVFFQGISPTHYEGREWNSRSKDCYGEHEPLLGETYPAGIPQAAIVVKRVLNQIKKPVYLLDITHLSQLRKDAHPSAYGGEHGGGTDCSHWCLPGLPDTWNQLLYCAAITI; from the exons ATGGGCAGGGAGCTGTTAGAGAAGATGGGGCTGGGGCATAGAGCTCTGTTGCTTGTGTTTCTTCTTCTCTGTTTTATTGTAGAAAATGGAATTATTAGATTCACAAAAGgagaattattgaaaaatacAGTTCTtccttttaataatattactgTCGGCAGCGCCAATACcaatatcaatatcaataaCAATAATACAGTTAGTAGAAGACGAAGAGAGATCAAACAGCTAATTACATCCGCCGGCGCCGGAGTAGGAGAAGCCGGCGGCGAGTGCAATTTGTTTGAAGGAAAATGGGTTGTTGACGATTCATACCCTTTGTATGAATCATCAAAATGCCCTTTCATAGATGCAGAATTTGATTGCCAGAAATTCGGTCGCCCTGATCGACACTATCTCAAGTACTCCTGGCGCCCTGATTCTTGTAACCATCTTCCTAG gTTTGATGGGGTGGAGTTTTTGAGGAGAATGAGAGGGAAGAAGATAATGTTCGTGGGTGACTCACTGAGTTTGAACCAGTGGGAATCGTTGTCATGTATGATCCATGCCTCTCTTCCAAAACCTAATTTCTCATTTGCCAAGACACAACTCATCTCCCATGTCACCTTCCTG GATTTTGGAGTGACATTATATCTATATCATACAACCTATTTAGTGGACATAGTTAAAGAGAAGATTGGGAGAGTATTGAAGCTCAACTCCATCCAAGGTGGCAATGTCTGGAAGGGAATGGATATGCTGATTTTCAACACGTGGCATTGGTGGACCCACTTAGGGATATCCCAGCC ATGGGATTATATCCAAGACGGGCCCACCATCACTAAAGACATGGACCGTCTTGTAGCATTTTACAAAGGATTAACAACGTGGGGCAGATGGGTTGACCTAAACGTCAACACAACTAAGACCAAAGTCTTCTTTCAAGGGATCTCTCCTACTCACTATGa GGGAAGGGAGTGGAACTCAAGATCGAAGGACTGCTATGGAGAACACGAACCACTGTTGGGAGAGACGTACCCGGCTGGCATTCCTCAGGCAGCCATTGTTGTTAAAAGAGTTCTGAACCAAATCAAGAAACCAGTTTATCTTCTAGACATAACTCATCTATCCCAGTTGAGAAAAGACGCCCATCCATCTGCTTACGGGGGAGAGCATGGAGGCGGCACAGATTGCAGCCATTGGTGTCTTCCTGGTCTGCCTGATACTTGGAATCAACTTCTCTATTGTGCAGCTATCACCATTTGA
- the LOC124927936 gene encoding phospholipase A1-II 1-like, with translation MENWENLCGENNWEGLLEPLDDNLRRLIIHYGEMVEATYTAYDSNEDSTTGCKYTKENLFSEVGLGKGFAKKDYIITNFIYATASFAPFDKDTNWMGYIAVATEERKNELGRRDIAVAWRGTKELSEWTNNMLAMKKPASKMIDHPHMSSPFSSFPNIEVLEEVTKLVKKYKNETVRVIVTGHSLGGALTILNAADISVALNLGISLTNIRQTFTSYIRIENKPDVVPDLLLRMENLFHGVKDKINDGLEWINNIIDIKHHLPNHISYYMDVGEVLLVDTDKSNDLKERDLELAHDMEIYLHGVFGTLGGANAGFKKVERDIALVNKHGDYLKDSYGIPTSWWNKPDKAKMVQIQDGSWKELP, from the exons ATGGAGAATTGGGAAAATCTTTGTGGTGAGAACAATTGGGAGGGGTTGTTGGAACCATTGGACGATAATCTTCGTCGTCTCATCATCCACTATGGAGAAATGGTTGAGGCAACCTACACTGCCTATGACTCAAATGAAGACTCGACGACTGGTTGCAAGTACACTAAAGAAAATCTCTTCTCTGAGGTCGGCCTAGGAAAAGGTTTTGCGAAGAAAGATTACATCATAACCAATTTCATCTACGCTACAGCCTCCTTCGCACCTTTCGACAAGGACACCAACTGGATGGGGTACATCGCAGTTGCCacagaagaaagaaaaaatgagCTTGGGAGGAGGGACATTGCGGTTGCTTGGAGAGGGACAAAGGAGTTGTCAGAGTGGACTAATAATATGCTGGCTATGAAGAAACCTGCTTCCAAGATGATTGATCATCCACATATGTCTTCACCTTTCTCTTCCTTTCCAAATATAGAG GTTCTTGaagaggtcacaaaactggtaAAGAAGTATAAGAATGAGACGGTTAGAGTGATTGTGACTGGACATAGCCTTGGAGGAGCCCTTACAATCCTAAACGCAGCTgatatt TCGGTGGCTCTGAACTTAGGGATTTCGCTGACAAATATAAGGCAAACTTTCACATCCTATATACGGATAGAGAATAAACCCGACGTTGTCCCCGACCTCCTCCTACGGATGGAAAATCTATTTCACGGGGTAAAGGATAAAATAAATGACGGCCTTGAatggataaataatataatcgaCATAAAACACCACCTCCCAAACCACATTAGTTATTATATGGATGTCGGAGAAGTGCTATTAGTGGACACAGATAAATCAAATGACCTAAAAGAAAGGGATTTAGAATTGGCTCATGATATGGAGATCTATCTTCATGGTGTTTTCGGAACACTTGGAGGAGCAAACGCTGGTTTTAAAAAGGTGGAGAGGGACATTGCGTTGGTGAACAAGCATGGTGACTATCTCAAGGATTCGTATGGCATCCCGACCTCTTGGTGGAATAAGCCCGACAAGGCCAAGATGGTCCAAATTCAAGATGGATCGTGGAAGGAATTGCCATGA